A segment of the Chitinispirillales bacterium genome:
TAATAACTATTACGCCTCTGTTGACGGAGTGCTTTTTAATAAAGCAAGAACAACGCTAATTCTATGTCCTGCAAGTAAAACTGGTGCTTACAGCATTCCCTCTTCTGTAACTTCCATCGACAGTAACGCTTTTTACTATTGCAGCGGCTTGACTTCGGTAACCATCGGCAGTGGGGTAACGAGTATCGGAGATTTGGCTTTTTCCTATTGCCGCGGATTGACTGCAATAAATGTTGAAGAAAATAATAACTATTACGCCTCTGTTGACGGAGTGCTTTTTAATAAAGCAAGAACAACGCTGATTCAATGTCCTGCAAGTAAAACTGGTGCTTACAGCATTCCCTCTTCTGTAACTTCTATCGGCAGTTCCGCTTTTTACTATTGCAGCGGCTTGACTTCGGTAACCATTCCCTCTTCTGTAACTTCCATCGGCAGTGACGCTTTTTACGATTGCCGCGGCTTGACCGGAGCATTAACGATTCCCTCTTCTGTAACTTCCATCGGCAGTGACGCTTTTTCCCATTGCAGCGGATTGACTGAGATTATCAATCGTGCGATAACACCTCAGACAATTGATTCTTATGTTTTCTATAATGAAACAACATCATCGGTTAAATTATTTGTTCCTCTACAATCGCTTGACGCATATAAAACTGCCAACGTTTGGAAAGATTTCAATATTAAGACTATGCCTTTTATGTTGGATGATGCGAACGTTACGCTTTTAATAAGTGAAACTCAAACGCTTGAATCAACGTTTATTGAAGAATATGCAGGTGGTATGACTGTAACGTGGACAAGTGAGAATTCTGCCGTTGCTACAGTAAGTAATGACGGCACGATAGCGGCAATATTACCTGGTACGACAATAATTGCCGCAGTAGTGCAAGACGACAGTTTTACCCGTAAATGTGTTGTGAATGTGTTAAAGGCAGACATAGACATGAGCGCAATAACGTTTGCCGACAAAACAGTAACATACGACGGGCAATCACACAGTATTCTTATTGACGAAACATTACCGCAAGGTGTGAGTGTAAATTACACAGACAATAACAAGGTAAATGTGGGAGTTTACACGATAACAGCCGCGTTTACGTCTAATAATTATAACGTTCCCGCCGCCAAAACGGCGACACTGACAATAAAAAAAGCGGATATAGACATGAGCGGGATAACGTTTGACGACAAAACAGTAGCATACGACGGGCAGACGCACGGTATTTTTATCGGCGGAACCGTTCCAAACAGGATAACGGACATAAACTATACAAACAACGGACAGATTCAAGCGGGAGTTTACACGGTAACCGTGTCGTTTACGGTAGATGCCGCAAAATACAATACTCCTGCGCCGCTTACCGCGACACTGACAATAAGCGACGGCGTTCCGGTAAGTGACGTTAAGCCCGACAAACGTAGCGGCGGCATAAGGCTTTTGAGCAACATAGTCTCCGATAAGGCGGTTATCACCGTTGATTTGCCCAACAACGAGAGAGTTTCTCAGATTAAGGCGGTAATCTATGATAATATCGGTAACGTGGTGTTTGAGAAGACTGAGAGAGGTAGTAGTATTACTTGGAACTTAACCAACAATGCAGGCAGAAATGTAGCGAACGGTACGTATTTGATTGTCGCCGAAGCGATAGGAAATAACGCAAAGACGTATAAGTATTCGGCGAAGTTGGGAGTGAGACGGTAGAGACTTAAAATATAATTTATTTTAGTGGCGGCTCTTTTCTGGGAGCCGTCTTTTGTCTTGCGGCAAATGGTATATGATAAAGGAATTTTGATTTAATATCGGAGATGTTTGTCAATATCGGAGAAAAGAGTCCTGT
Coding sequences within it:
- a CDS encoding leucine-rich repeat protein; its protein translation is NNYYASVDGVLFNKARTTLILCPASKTGAYSIPSSVTSIDSNAFYYCSGLTSVTIGSGVTSIGDLAFSYCRGLTAINVEENNNYYASVDGVLFNKARTTLIQCPASKTGAYSIPSSVTSIGSSAFYYCSGLTSVTIPSSVTSIGSDAFYDCRGLTGALTIPSSVTSIGSDAFSHCSGLTEIINRAITPQTIDSYVFYNETTSSVKLFVPLQSLDAYKTANVWKDFNIKTMPFMLDDANVTLLISETQTLESTFIEEYAGGMTVTWTSENSAVATVSNDGTIAAILPGTTIIAAVVQDDSFTRKCVVNVLKADIDMSAITFADKTVTYDGQSHSILIDETLPQGVSVNYTDNNKVNVGVYTITAAFTSNNYNVPAAKTATLTIKKADIDMSGITFDDKTVAYDGQTHGIFIGGTVPNRITDINYTNNGQIQAGVYTVTVSFTVDAAKYNTPAPLTATLTISDGVPVSDVKPDKRSGGIRLLSNIVSDKAVITVDLPNNERVSQIKAVIYDNIGNVVFEKTERGSSITWNLTNNAGRNVANGTYLIVAEAIGNNAKTYKYSAKLGVRR